In one window of Malassezia japonica chromosome 9, complete sequence DNA:
- a CDS encoding uncharacterized protein (COG:M; TransMembrane:6 (i97-117o129-151i172-195o215-235i446-464o470-488i); EggNog:ENOG503NUXS): protein MAATLVGAPPQYATNDWAQIGNEQGRPGNAGPSEKTQGYEETDLQGELTDDEDLFDWDIDEEDNGQPSEAKVTRRRKPLRKLVYAVTHTPPVVRMSILALFGGIICIIPFIVTYTRFRNQPHFIEAEIWSVWLTIIWVTSVATFLIFGWIPRAALKIAEVVFGRVPDLYSDVVSIVDGVLFYIKLVFCTVWAWVSLRGTISVVLKLSSQTAEPDYFGTIANIIKALFATSIIVLAEKIALKLIAQHFHKTTLRDRLEQNRRAFKVLTKLQGTRKWPGILSANQLRSRAATFTDSARRTFGRASGDTSALNTNGIGTPAAESAAEALRQPRKQTFVTQLQTALASAARKAQLSDINMPESSLAARRLAKEIFVAISKNGRTISPDDFFPFFKSQSDAYAAFGIFDEDRSGEISREEMRSTLQRIFEDRTMLNNSIQDMRSAFRNLDMVLLFIALIIVIFIWLVIFTGEQTISNLLPLSTIIVGFSFVFGNSAKNIFESMIFIFSTHPYDVGDLVCINDTWMFVTAFGMISTEFITVWNQVTITPNAVLAQSTIFNARRSASQYDIINVNVGFDTPVSKLDEFREKLTEFCAQNDKDWGGGLFLLYDSVRNMNCISLIIAVEHKGNWQDWLGRWMRRTKFMRYMRDIAQELGLTYNPPQQPISFIPDRANQWKPTMRYDNELLSTLQVPPTTQVPPSAMGQ from the coding sequence ATGGCAGCGACGCTGGtgggtgcgccgccccaGTACGCGACGAACGACTGGGCTCAGATAGGAAATGAGCAGGGGAGGCCAGGCAATGCTGGGCCCTCTGAAAAAACCCAGGGTTATGAAGAAACCGATCTCCAGGGCGAACTGaccgacgacgaagacCTTTTTGACTGGGACATTGACGAGGAAGACAACGGGCAGCCAAGCGAGGCAAAGGTgacgcgcaggcgcaaGCCGCTGCGTAAGCTCGTGTATGCAGTGACGCACACACCGCCTGTTGTGCGCATGAGCATCCTCGCCTTGTTCGGTGGCATCATCTGCATCATCCCGTTCATTGTCACCTACACGCGCTTCCGCAACCAGCCGCACTTTATCGAGGCGGAAATATGGAGCGTGTGGCTGACCATCATCTGGGTTACTTCCGTGGCGACCTTTTTGATTTTTGGCTGGATcccgcgtgcggcgctcaagatcgccgaggtcgtcTTTGGCAGGGTGCCGGATCTGTACAGCGACGTGGTGTCGATCGTTGACGGCGTCCTCTTTTATATCAAGCTGGTTTTCTGCACGGTGTGGGCGTGGGTGAGTCTCAGAGGCACGATCTCGGTGGTGCTCAAACTCTCGTCGCAGACCGCGGAGCCGGACTACTTTGGTACGATCGCCAACATTATCaaggcgctctttgcgacGTCCATCATTGTGCTCGCGGAAAAGATTGCGCTCAAGCTCATTGCGCAGCACTTTCACAAGaccacgctgcgcgaccgtCTGGAGCAGAACCGCCGTGCATTCAAGGTGCTCACGAAACTCCAAGGCACCCGCAAGTGGCCGGGCATTCTCAGTGCGAACcagctgcgctcgcgcgccgcgaccttTACCgacagcgcgcgccgtacttttgggcgcgcgagcggggACACCTCGGCGCTGAACACGAACGGCATTGGGACGCCCGCCGCGGAGAgcgctgccgaggcgctgcgccagccGCGCAAGCAGACGTTTGTGACGCAGCTGCAGACTGCGCTCgcgtctgcggcgcgcaaggcgcagctgTCAGACATCAACATGCCCgagtcgtcgctcgcggcgcgccgcctggcaAAAGAAATCTTTGTGGCGATTTCCAAGAATGGCAGGACGATTTCGCCGGACGACTTCTTTCCTTTCTTCAAGTCACAAAgcgacgcgtacgccgcgtTTGGTATCTTTGACGAGGACCGCAGTGGCGAGATCTCGCGTGAAgagatgcgctcgacgctgcagcgcatcttTGAGGACCGGACGATGCTGAACAACAGCATCCAGGAtatgcgcagcgcgttcCGCAACCTCGACATGGTTTTGCTCTTCATCGCACTGATCATTGTCATCTTTATTTGGCTAGTGATCTTCACCGGCGAGCAGACGATTTCGAATTTGCTGCCGCTGTCGACAATCATTGTGGGTTTCTCATTCGTGTTCGGCAACTCGGCCAAGAACATCTTTGAAAGTATGATCTTCATCTTTTCTACGCACCCTTACGACGTGGGCGACTTGGTGTGCATCAACGATACGTGGATGTTTGTCACGGCCTTTGGCATGATCTCCACCGAGTTCATCACGGTGTGGAACCAGGTGACGATCACCCCGAACGCCGTGCTCGCCCAGTCGACCATCTTTaacgcgcgccgctcggcgtcgcagTATGACATTATCAACGTGAACGTGGGCTTCGACACGCCAGTGAgcaagctcgacgagttCCGCGAAAAGCTCACCGAGTTCTGTGCCCAGAACGACAAGGACTGGGGCGGCGGTCTCTTCCTGCTGTACGACTCGGTGCGCAACATGAACTGTATCTCGCTCATTatcgccgtcgagcacaAGGGCAACTGGCAGGACTGGCTCGGCCGCTGGATGCGCCGAACCAAGTTTATGCGCTACATGCGCGAcatcgcgcaggagctcggctTGACGTACAACCCCCCGCAACAGCCGATCTCGTTCATCCCCGACCGCGCGAACCAATGGAAGCCGACGATGCGTTACGACAACGAATTGCTGTCGACCTTGCAGGTGCCGCCGACCACGCAGGTGCCGCCTTCTGCAATGGGACAGTAG
- the POP3 gene encoding ribonuclease P (EggNog:ENOG503P6KZ; COG:S) translates to MRPGQAQTHAKAHTQRHRAKQVGKDARIVSHIVEGESTGTQRRAVFRPVLTSPYVVHGPRLAKADAEMLLHTLVEGLAEERTGTTVGLNAATRALEERIDAARTDAAEPPLPRILFVCEGDVENTALTAHLPMLVASYNAVVRPSAPLLLVPLAPGAELLLSTALDVRRASVVLLSTAFPSLERLLQRAASAFGPEYVASGFRVKWLDTTAALAPPRIKHVVSSTPANLNEAKAQKKASRKAHQEKKRVQRSRGS, encoded by the exons ATGCGTCCTGGCCAGGCGCAGACGCATGCGAAGGCGCATACGCAGCGTCATCGCGCGAAGCAAGTAGGCAAGGATGCCAGGATCGTGTCCCATATAGTCGAGGGAGAGAGTACGGGTacccagcgccgcgccgtgttCCGGCCGGTGCTTACCTCGCCGTACGTCGTGCATGG gccgcggcTTGCCAAGGCCGATGCGGAGATGCTTCTGCAtacgctcgtcgagggccTTGCTGAAGAGCGCACAGGGACCACGGTCGGCCTGAatgcggcgacgcgcgcgctcgaagAGCGCATCGATGCGGCCCGCACAGACGCCGCGGAACCCCCCCTGCCCCGCATCCTCTTTGTGTGCGAAGGGGATGTCGAGAACACTGCGCTCACGGCGCACCTTCCTATGCTAGTTGCGAGCTACAATGCCGTGGTGCGGCCctctgcgccgctcctccTTGTTCCCCTCGCtcccggcgccgagctcttGCTCTCGACCGCGCTCGAtgtgcgccgtgcgtcggTCGTGCTGCTGTCCACCGCGTTTCCGAgcctggagcgcctgctgcagcgtgccgcgtcCGCGTTTGGCCCCGAGTATGTCGCGAGCGGATTCCGCGTGAAATGGCTCGATAcgaccgcggcgctggcgccgccgcgcatcaAGCACGTCGTGTCCAGCACGCCCGCCAACCTCAACGAGGCCAAAGCACAAAAAAAGGCGTCGCGCAAAGCACACCAGGAAAAGAAGCGCGTGCAGAGGAGCCGTGGTTCATAA
- a CDS encoding uncharacterized protein (COG:K; EggNog:ENOG503NUMI), whose amino-acid sequence MGRKKIKIQPIEGERNRSATYLKRKFGLFKKAYELAVLTDSEIAVMVFGRNGKLAEFCSGDIDEFLLRYTEYNGTVEKRGPEHFSHDSDEKSDENDERLQAPAEPSFKRERTHSAVHASSRARLDSRRHNPEGQPASDNVSPRGHGLAPPAVVTDSRGAPPDMYQGLGKRRAFSHTLGMPAYFPAERDTSGVRMNDWGAPRAESAATLMPVPEPASARRWSSGLELDLPAQSSVPQHAVPRRLSDTFANVQAGEMHGVPMPDASSRMLHAHGIHPSAPPPGHGVPEPAPPSLSLPLPNPASSFPVPMNANFLAPAHSPTTPTTPTNTQPPMMGIPQPIPSPHDTRIDGGVLASPLTPVHPAFPGAMPQTANSPYQYDMKVHQGVSPAPMGAMPSDVKRFVPTQGPEIFFSTPDRASSPNRAPRPGQEGAQEPSPTTNMMLPQEQRPNSPTANPISRSMFVSQ is encoded by the coding sequence ATGGGACGCAAGAAGATCAAGATCCAGCCCATTGAGGGCGAGCGCAACCGTTCTGCCACCTATCTGAAGCGCAAGTTTGGTCTGTTCAAGAAGGCGTATGAGCTTGCGGTGCTCACCGACTCGGAAATCGCCGTGATGGTCTTTGGCCGGAATGGAAAGCTAGCCGAGTTTTGCTCCGGAGACATTGACGAGTTCCTGCTGCGCTATACGGAGTACAATGGGACTGTGGAAAAGCGTGGACCCGAGCACTTTTCGCACGACAGCGATGAAAAGAGCGACGAGAACGACGAGCGTCTTCAGGCCCCGGCAGAACCGTCCTTCAAAAgggagcgcacgcacagCGCTGTGcacgcgagctcgcgcgcgcgtctaGACAGTCGGAGACACAATCCCGAGGGCCAACCCGCAAGTGACAATGTGTCTCCACGCGGCCACGgactcgcgccgccggcagTGGTGACGGATTCGCGTGGCGCACCCCCCGACATGTACCAGGGCTTGGGCAAGCGCCGTGCCTTTTCGCACACGCTTGGCATGCCTGCCTACTTCCCTGCGGAACGTGACACGAGCGGGGTGCGGATGAATGACTGgggcgcgccacgcgccgagtCTGCCGCCACGCTGATGCCCGTACCCGAACCGGCGTCTGCGCGGCGTTGGAGCAGTGGGCTGGAACTTGATCTTCCTGCACAAAGCAGCGTGCCCCAGCATGCGGTGCCTAGGCGGCTCTCTGACACATTCGCCAATGTGCAAGCCGGGGAGATGCACGGCGTGCCCATGCCGGatgcctcgtcgcgcatgcTGCATGCGCACGGGATCCATCCCTCGGCGCCACCCCCCGGGCATGGCGTGCCAGAGCCTGCGCCACCGAGCCTGTCTCTTCCGTTGCCGAATCCCGCGTCCTCCTTTCCTGTTCCAATGAATGCCAACTTCCTCGCGCCCGCTCAttcgccgacgacgccgacgacgcctACAAATACTCAGCCGCCCATGATGGGTATTCCCCAGCCAATTCCCTCGCCGCATGACACCCGCATTGATGGGGGCGTGCTCGCTTCACCGCTCACCCCCGTCCATCCTGCTTTCCCTGGTGCGATGCCACAAACGGCGAACAGCCCGTACCAGTACGATATGAAAGTACACCAAGGCGTCTCGCCTGCACCTATGGGCGCCATGCCGTCCGACGTAAAACGTTTTGTTCCTACGCAGGGACCCGAGATTTTTTTTTCGACACCGGACCGCGCGTCATCCCCGAACCGCGCGCCCCGCCCGGGCCAAGAGGGTGCACAAGAGCCGAGTCCAACCACTAATATGATGCTGCCGCAAGAGCAACGCCCAaactcgccgacggcgaaCCCTATCTCACGCTCGATGTTTGTCTCTCAGTAA
- a CDS encoding uncharacterized protein (TransMembrane:1 (i40-62o)): MSSMTAHNASCFNLTRQSEFQGPFTIWNYEERSVWFQRKAILIVSIFLAIFIVLIIGFAVFLRDRNAGISEDGEEALPRIDTIASELQRGNKQRGPSIRFARAPRRASRALRRRRVSKPVETGPTQGAHAAHEEVERAEAPSAANATSPEVRVTLPGPEPAPALAPRLDEALPELGPRVDVPLPGDADHAPYPVATRADRSDVEAVNAMHIEHEVAQPPAYIAEASTSPRRSVAADKRRAASPERAPTTDDDVAGTDELFAHIATDEKSVLAALHSAASAPPSAPSAPPSALGSVPSAPPSAPPMDAASEAELPLERGKGKQRYASGLPAPPIAVPPTARYDAPLFHSQSNEKEAEAEAERAALASLLPSAPDEWAWQGDALPVYGAPSAPPGEGMGEEDGDRGVPHLLLLRHRFPLPPLSRQLPLPLL, encoded by the exons ATGTCGTCCATGACGGCGCACAACGCGTCGTGCTTTAATCTGACACGCCAGAGCGAATTCCAAGGGCCTTTTACTATATGGAACTACGAGGAGCGCAGTGTATGGTTTCAGCGCAAGGCAATCTTGATCGTCTCTATATTCCTCGCGATATTTATTGTACTCATTATCGGATTCGCCGTGTTCCTTCGGGATCGCAATGCAGGCATCTCGGAGGACggcgaagaggcgctgccgcgcatcgaCACGATCGCATCCGAGCTCCAGCGGGGGAACAAGCAACGAGGGCCGTCGATCCGAttcgcacgcgcgccgcgacgcgcttcgcgcgcgctgcggcggcggcgcgtctcgaAACCGGTCGAGACGGGTCCGACACAGGGCGCACATGCTGCCCATGAAGAAGTTGaacgcgccgaggcgccaagcgccgcgaatGCAACGTCGCCGGAGGTCCGCGTCACGCTCCCGGGCCCggagccggcgccggccttggcgccgcgcctcgacgaggcgctcccgGAGCTGGGGCCGCGCGTGGATGTGCCTCTGCCAGGGGACGCCGATCATGCGCCGTACCCCGTTGCAACACGCGCCGATCGCagcgacgtcgaggcggtgaaTGCGATGCATATCGAGCACGAGGTCGCTCAGCCACCGGCATACATTGCCGAggcgagcacgtcgccacGCCGATCGGTTGCTGCCGAtaagcggcgtgcggcgagcccggagcgcgcgccgacgaccgacgacgacgtcgcTGGGACCGACGAGCTTTTTGCGCATATCGCGACAGACGAAAAGTCGGTCCTCGCGGCACTGCACTCGGCAgccagtgcgccgccgagtgcgccgagcgcgccgccgagcgcactcGGCAGCGTACCGAGTGCAccgccgagtgcgccgccgatggacgcggcgtccgaggcagagctgccgctcgagcgtggcAAAGGCAAGCAGCGGTATGCATCGGGCTTGCCTGCCCCGCCAATCGCCGTGCCGCCTACGGCACGgtacgatgcgccgctATTCCACTCGCAGTCGAATGAGAAGGaagccgaggccgaggcggagcgtgcggcgctggcgtCGCTGTtgccctcggcgccggacgaGTGGGCATGgcaaggcgatgcgctgccTGTATatggcgcgccgtcggctcCGCCCGGAGAGGGCATGGGCGAGGAAGATGGGGATCGGGGCGTACC GCATCTGCTCCTTTTGCGCCATCGGTTCCCCCTGCCCCCATTGTCCCGTCAGCTCCCTCTGCCCCTTCTCTGA
- the VPS10 gene encoding vacuolar protein sorting/targeting protein PEP1 (EggNog:ENOG503NUWY; SECRETED:SignalP(1-31); CAZy:GH74; COG:U; TransMembrane:1 (n10-22c31/32o1369-1390i)): MRTTSVHRGVLACLLLAFALCVGARTPTVTASNFANLPSKLSYFDDSSVVLWHDAESGTVFRSDNEGKSWKAVSGPPSGKAMLLIEHPYDPKQAFILSNAEEHWRTTDRGATWQRFRTPDPPAVRAGIPLDFHADEKHRTYILYTGRKCSKWSPLRGSVCHDVAYYTTDAFATDVKQAMDVVLRCNWAKTTREVVVPQHAMTRIFCLAWDESVHQNAPAGQQSASKTRMWASDDFFKTRRIVDLGLGRDARGFMGLGASRRYLITALQDPTQGRGKELSLYVSLDAETWSKAQFPHGQLLHESAYTILDGPQFHLLVDVLDAASNTGSLFMSDSSGTQFGLSLHGTQRNAMGIVDYEHLANIDGVAIANIRTEAALARVKTKVTHDEGSHWTYLAAPRTDVDGHSIGCNTADPEHCALHLHALVQPHNLGRTFSSSAPGLVMGVGSVGEVLKPYDDCDTFLSTDAGATWTMVARHPHKYEFGDQGGLLVLVPDTGATDVLRYSFNYKTWHTLQLGTTITPFVLTTIPDSTALKFLLIGSRARGAGDDSQRHAALFVDFAPLKKRKCGSRDFEQWYPQGPNGACLMGHRQWYRRRKADADCVVLDKFHDPVAHVDPCQCTEADYECDFGFVRAPSGKCEPSGAITVPPGACQRKGDTFTGSSGYRKVPGNTCEVRAGQKALDAPVQRPCTQVAPPAAGAIQHQRFAFPSAIADVLHFANSPHVVVRLMDGQIFQSADDGGTWHELKLLIARFAERKALALISHAHDKQRAFIVSDSQAVFYTTDGGVHWQWFSAPLAPNVFGLAPLDFHPTQPDWLIWTGSRGCETPGGACHTEAYYSLNNGRQWSRFDTYVRKCAWLRDTHFAAADTRAILCESHTEKKGSQPLAARPERTLQLVLGNDLYRKKHVLFENVLGFSVFEEFLHVAEVVGVPAALRMHVSMDAHRFAEIQLPPQLDLERHAYTVLDSVTRAVFMHVSPQQSALRQWGDLVKSNSNGTYYALSQEGVNRNALGYVDFEKMRGIHGIALTNVVSNQEEAAISGLKALQTRITHNDGGHWDALTPPVHDSHGNPYACNEVGCSLHLHGLLERPDLRLMTSTPAATGFMLGTGNVGRALAPYRDCDTFLTRDGGFTWEEVHKDAHKWAMADHGAILLLVDDERPTDEVLYTLDQGLSWKSFKLGERMRVATIDALPEESERRFVLFGQTTQVQKQSVAVMLDFTAVLPRKCVFDRKSEDRNDFERWSPGEQRDERCLFGAQRWYWRRKRDRACYVGDALPDKIEERQCQCTEADFECEFNHYRDPTTQKCVPYVNTAELAASVEEQCARNAPEYDGYWYERTAVRKVPISVCTGGLRLDRGAQHRCPHTPIRHGFFWWLWILLLAVAIGFAAAYWWTNGEIGQYGALRLEDHAAYHDAREHLGLLAGFVGGLASLAWARAQELGEHIPIVRDYLRRRSQRPFSSYHMLSTDEDAEILRGYDSEAEP; encoded by the exons atgcggacgacgagcgtgcaccgcggcgtgctcgcctGCCTGCTTCTGGCGTTTGCGCTATGCGTCGGGGCGCGCACACCGACGGTGACCGCGTCCAACTTTGCGAATCTGCCCAGCAAGCTAAGCTACTTTGACGACAGCAGCGTCGTGCTCTGGCACGATGCCGAGTCGGGCACCGTCTTTCGCAGCGACAACGAGGGCAAGTCGTGGAAGGCGGTGAGCGGGCCGCCGTCGGGCAAGGCGATGCTCTTGATAGAGCACCCATACGACCCAAAGCAGGCCTTTATTCTCTCCAATGCGGAAGAGCACTGGCGCACGACggaccgcggcgcgacgtggcaGCGCTTCAGGACGCCCGATCCCCCAGCGGTGCGCGCAGGCATCCCGCTCGACTTTCACGCGGACGAGAAGCACCGCACGTACATCCTGTATACGGGCCGGAAATGCTCCAAGTggtcgccgctgcgcggaAGCGTGTGCCACGACGTCGCCTACTATACCACGGACGCGTTTGCGACCGACGTCAAGCAGGCGATGGAcgtcgtgctgcgctgcaaCTGGGCCAAGACCAcgcgcgaggtcgtcgtGCCGCAGCACGCCATGACGCGCATCTTTTGCCTGGCCTGGGACGAGAGCGTCCACCAAAATGCGCCGGCAGGCCAGCAGAGCGCGAGCAAGACGCGCATGTGGGCCAGCGACGACTTTTTCaagacgcggcgcatcgtcgaccTGGGCCTCGGGCGGGACGCACGAGGGTTCatgggcctcggcgcgtcgcggcgctaCCTGATCACCGCACTGCAGGACCCGACACAAGGGCGGGGGAAGGAGCTCAGCCTCTacgtctcgctcgacgcagaGACGTGGTCCAAGGCGCAGTTCCCGCACGGCCAGCTCCTGCACGAGAGCGCGTACACGATCCTCGATGGGCCGCAGTTCCACCTCctggtcgacgtgctcgacgcggcaaGCAACACCGGCTCTCTGTTCATGAGCGACAGCTCGGGGACGCAGTTTGGGCTTAGCCtgcacggcacgcagcgcaatgCGATGGGTATTGTGGACtacgagcacctcgccaaCATTGACGGCGTTGCGATCGCCAACAtccgcaccgaggcggcgcttgcgcgcgtcAAGACCAAGGTAACGCACGACGAGGGCAGCCACTGGACGTACCTCGCGGCGCCACGCACAGACGTTGACGGGCACTCGATCGGATGCAACACGGCGGATCCGGAGCACTGTGCACTGCACCTGCATGCGCTAGTGCAGCCGCACAACTTGGGCCGCACCTTttcgtcctcggcgccaGGCCTCGTGATGGGCGTCGGTTCCGTGggcgaggtgctcaagCCGTACGACGACTGCGACACGTTCTTGAGCACGGACGCTGGCGCGACGTGGACCATGGTCGCGCGGCATCCTCACAAGTACGAGTTTGGCGACCAAGGCGGCCTGTTAGTGCTTGTGCCAGACACGGGTGCGAccgacgtgctgcgctaCTCGTTCAACTACAAGACATGGCATACGCTccagctcggcacgacgaTCACACCGTTTGTCCTGACGACGATCCCGGATAGCACCGCGCTCAAGTTCCTGCTCATCGGATCGCGCGCTCGGGGCGCGGGCGATGACAGCcagcggcacgcggcgctgtttgtcgactttgcgccgctcaagaagcgcaagtgcggctcgcgcgactTTGAGCAGTGGTACCCCCAGGGCCCGAACGGCGCGTGCCTCATGGGACACCGGCAGTGGtaccgccgccgcaaggcAGACGCGGACTgtgtcgtgctcgacaagTTCCACGACCCGGTTGCCCACGTCGATCCGTGCCAGTGCACCGAGGCGGACTACGAGTGCGACTTTGGCTTTGTGCGCGCGCCTTCGGGCAAGTGCGAGCCGTCTGGCGCGATTACcgtgccgcccggcgcgtgccAGCGCAAAGGCGACACGTTTACGGGCTCGTCGGGCTACCGCAAGGTACCGGGTAATACGtgcgaggtgcgcgcggGCCAGaaagcgctcgacgcgccggtccagcggccgtgcacgcaagtcgcgccgcccgctgcCGGTGCGATCCAGCACCAGCGCTTTGCGTTCCCCTcggcgatcgccgacgtgctgcaCTTTGCCAATTcgccgcacgtcgtcgtccggctCATGGATGGCCAAATCTTCCAGTCGGCCGATGACGGCGGGACGTGGCACGAGTTGAAGCTGCTGATTGCGCGCTTTGCGGAGCGGAAAGCGCTTGCGCTGATTTCCCATGCGCACGacaagcagcgcgcgtTTATCGTGTCTGATTCCCAGGCCGTCTTTTACACCACCGACGGCGGTGTGCACTGGCAATGGTTTagcgcgccgcttgcgcccAACGTCTTTGGCCTTGCCCCGCTCGACTTCCACCCCACGCAGCCCGACTGGCTGATCTGGACCGGAAGCCGCGGCTGCGagacgccgggcggcgcgtgccatACCGAGGCGTACTACTCGCTGAACAACGGCCGGCAGTGGTCGCGCTTTGACACGTACGTGCGCAAGTGCGCGTggctgcgcgacacgcactttgccgcggccgacacGCGCGCGATCCTCTGCGAGAGCCACACGGAGAAGAAAGGTAGCcagccgctcgcggcgagGCCCGAGCGTACGCTGCAGCTGGTGCTCGGCAACGATCTGTACCGCAAAAAGCACGTCTTGTTTGAGAACGTCTTGGGCTTTTCCGTCTTTGAGGAGTTTTTGCACGTTGCCGAAGTGGTCGGCGtgcccgcggcgctgcgcatgcacGTCTCAATGGACGCGCACCGCTTTGCGGAGATCCAGCTTCCCCCccagctcgacctcgagcgccacgcgTACACGGTCCTGGACTCTGTCACGCGTGCCGTCTTTATGCACGTCTCTCCCCAgcagagcgcgctgcggcagtGGGGCGACCTGGTGAAGAGCAACTCGAACGGGACCTACTATGCGCTCTCGCAGGAAGGCGTGAACCGCAACGCGCTGGGCTACGTCGACTTTGAAAAGATGCGCGGCATCCACGGCATCGCGCTCACCAACGTCGTGAGCAACCAGGAGGAGGCGGCGATCTCGGGCCTCAAGGCGCTCCAGACGCGCATCACGCACAACGACGGCGGGCACTGGGACGCGCTGACCCCGCCTGTGCACGACTCACACGGCAATCCGTACGCGTGCAACGAGGTGGGGTGCAGTCTGCacctgcacggcctgctcgagcgtccGGACCTGCGCCTGATGACGAGCACCCCCGCTGCGACGGGCTTTATGCTCGGCACAGGGAATgtcgggcgtgcgctcgcgccctACCGCGACTGCGACACGTTCCTtacgcgcgacggcggcttTACCTGGGAAGAGGTCCACAAAGACGCGCACAAGTGGGCCATGGCCGATCACGGCGCGATCCTGCTcctggtcgacgacgagcggccgACAGACGAGGTGCTCTacacgctcgaccaggGCCTCTCGTGGAAGTCGTTCAAGCTCGGggagcgcatgcgcgtcgccacgatcgacgcgctcccGGAGGAGTccgagcgccgctttgTCCTCTTTGGCCAGACGACGCAGGTGCAAAAGCAGTCGGTCGCTGTGATGCTCGACTTTACCGCCGTGCTCCCGCGCAAGTGCGTCTTTGACCGCAAGAGCGAGGATCGCAACGACTTTGAGCGCTGGAGCCCCGGCGAGCAGCGGGACGAGCGGTGCCTGTttggtgcgcagcgctggTACtggcgccgcaagcgcgaccgcgcgtgctacgtcggcgacgcgctgcccgaCAAGATCGAGGAGCGGCAGTGCCAGTGCACCGAGGCGGACTTTGAatg CGAATTCAACCACTACCGCGACCCCACGACCCAAAAGTGCGTGCCGTACGTCAACACcgcggagctcgccgcgtcggtcgaggagcagtGCGCGCGCAATGCGCCCGAGTACGACGGGTACTGGTACGAGCGCACCGCGGTGCGCAAGGTGCCGATCTCGGTGTGCACTGGCGGcctccgcctcgaccgcggcgcgcagcaccgctGTCCCCACACGCCGATCCGCCACGGCTTCTTTTGGTGGCTCTGGATCCTGCTGCTAGCCGTTGCGATCGGCTTCGCGGCCGCCTACTGGTGGACCAACGGCGAGATTGGGCAGTACGG cgccctccgcctcgaggaccACGCCGCATaccacgacgcgcgcgagcacctcgggctGCTCGCGGGCTTTGTCGGGGgcctcgcgtcgctcgcgtgggcgcgcgcgcaggaaCTGGGCGAGCACATTCCTATCGTGCGCGACTACCTGCGCCGGCGTTCCCAGCGTCCTTTCTCCAGCTACCACATGCTGTCGACCGACGAAGACGCCGAG ATCCTCCGCGGCTACGACTCGGAGGCCGAGCCATAG